The genomic region tttaaacataatcataaatattgtaaatattattaataactttcaaattttgtatcatgggtttaagggtttaaggttttaacgTTTCtttatagttaattattatttaattatgtttaaataaaattatatctatttatttataggttttggtaatgtaaagaaatattttttttgttttgcaaAATATTTTCGATTGAGGAAAATCCTCTGACTGCTGCAAAATATTAATCCTCTACTATTTTTGGAAATTGACACtactattttacccttttgCCCCTTtagaaaacaatataaatagcAGATCATTCTTCTCATTTTTAACAACAATAAGCAATCGTTTCTGCCACAGCTCATATGTTTCTTTTAGAGCTTATGTTCTCTGGTTTCGATTCCTTTGTGAGAATAGCAATACCAATTGTGTTCCACCTTCTTTATTCAGGTGTACAAATATTGAAGTATTATGTTAACCTTGGGGGGCGACGTCCACTACACGATTACATCGATCAAGATGGATTTGCTTCTAAGGCAGTGGTTCTTTCACGACACaatgattcttttataatttaagctCAATTGACTTTTTTTTCTGTCAGTGCTAACAGTTTTCGTTTTGCAGTAGTATATTTCTAACCATTTAGAAGCAACTCCTCAACTACTGTTTAAACATGTATGTCACGATTAACAATTTCATAACTGACTGCGAACAATGAGGATGACATTTTGAACCAAAATCTTGGTGCCCATAGAATATGACCCTTATTGTTACTCGGGCAAATAGCAGTCCATCATCTTCTAATGCTCACCATAATGGGAGAGGAAAAATACATCGAAGCCAGTCCGTTGACTAGCATATGCAGAACAATATGACATTTTTTACTCCTAAGAAACTACACTAGCAAACAATTGAGGAAAAAAAGTCTAAGATTTTGGtgttctttattattttctttctatattTTGTTGGGTAAAATTGTAGTGATATATTGTGCTACTAAATTACATTGGAGGCAGATTTTGTCTATGAGATTGGGTTTTAAGCGGGAccatttgtgacccctccaaactttcctgggaattgaaccTAGTGTggttttttagtacaataatttatCTCTTTTACCCTATTCACGCAACAAGAGATATCAGAGCTAAAGGTTACTCAAAGTGTGCTCTATGGTTGTGTTTTGAATTGATCTTccacattataaaatatttgcttAGGCATATTGGAAGACTATGGTTGACACGGTGGACAATCTAAGGGTACCAACATCATCCATGTGTGCAAGACCAATGTTGGAAAATACGAGACTGGTAGTAGAGATCTTTGATGGCATGGGTAATTTCGATAGATGGCAAAGTGAAATTCTAGATACTCTCTTTCGAAAAGGTCTGGGCATTGCCATTGATGAAAAGAAACCAGATGATATGAAGGAGAAGGATTGGAAGACTCTCAATCATTTGACATGTGGTATAATTAATAGTATGGATAATGATAAACAAGataatatgttaattcaatatGAGCATACAGAAGGCTTTGACTTTGGTCAACTCTTGGAAGGCGATGATGATATCAGCATTGGTGATAATTTTGAAGTAACTGATAACGATATGAATGATTCAAAAATAGTTGCTACTTTGAAATTACTAGGTTGGGCCAAGGATTCTAATCCAAGTGAAGACATTATGCATCGGTCTAATTTTACTAACAGGGAGATCTACATGGAGCAAGTGAAGTGTCCTCTTGAGGCAATCGAGTTTCAGGGCACCTAAGTAGTGCAAGAGTACACTTAAGTAGTGTTGGAACAATTCCAAGCTCCATCTGTGTTGGCCAGTGGGCCATTGTGTTCAATATGGGCTTGAAAGGCCTAGCGAGATTGAGCGGTCAGAGGACCGCTCGAGATTGCGGCATGATAAGCCAATCTTGTATTTTGTGTTGTGCTGGTCAACAGACCTATTGAGTCAAGCAAGGTAGAAGTAAGACTTGAGTTTGAGTCGAGATGGGTTAAAGGACCCTTAAGTTTGAGTTAGACGGAGGACCATGAACGAATCGTTAGATCCTTGTGTTTTGGTTAAGGCTTACAATGCCCTTATCAATGATGCGCTACTAATTCATGAGATTTTTAGACCTGGTCCAAAGCATCATTGGGTTTTGAGCCAGAGTAAACTAGAGGATTATTGAGTCTGAGAGCTTGAACGAGAGAACAAGTGGGGGGATGTCTTGTTCAGGCAACCTATGAGATTATTTGAAGAAATGAGCGGTGTGTCAGAGTTTCTGTGTATGAGCTTCAAAGTCCGAGATTGAGATTGAGATCGAGCTAGTAAGGTGGCGCCACATGTGTTGTGGTTAGCCAAGATGGCCACAACCAATGAGGTGACCAGGGAGAGGCCGAAAGGGCCTAAGTTGAGGATGAACAATGTGTTTGAATTTCCCATGTTGAGAACCTTAGTGTTGGTGCCTCAAGGGGAAGTTGGCATAAACCACGTCCATAGAGACGTATTCAGTGGAATGCCGTAAGAGTGCAGTTGGTGCCAAATCCAGAGGGATGTAGTTTTGAGTATCAAAGACATGGCAATATTTAGTCGACAAAGGGTTATACCATTAAGGTTCCTCAAGGTTgtaatttgatgattatgtgttGTAGAGTTGAGTCCAAGTGTTCAATAGAGGAATGAACATATACGAGACTACACTAGTCATTGAGATGAGACCAAGTTCGAGTTTATGTCTGATGTGCATTGAATGGATCATAACCTTAGGCCTTGAAGGCCCAAGATGGACTTAGGAATGAAATGTCAACTTGATGCAACAAGGTTTCTAAAGGTGTGGCTCCATGTCAATAAAAGCATTAGCATAGTAAGTGTGGGAGAGTGTCATAGTCCATAAGTTACTATGCTAGTTATCAAGATTGAGCTTTCCCTAAATGGTCTTGAGTGAAGTTAAAGTAAGTGATCATTTACCTTAGTCCTTTTAGTGATTGagaaatataacttttgacTGGGTTGGGCAATAGGCCGAGTGGCTAAGGAAACTACTTGTAAGGATTCCTTTATGGGAGAATGAAGTACTTGCTTTGAACTACGTGAGATCTAAAAGAAACCTAGCTGATCCACTAACCAAAAGGTTAACTAGGAAAAAGGTCATTGGTTCGTTGAGGGGGATGGGTTGTAAGCCCAGTGGTCGAGGAATTTATGGTGGATACGCAACTCAGTTTTCAAGTTCAATGTGGTTAGATGAAACCATGAAAAGACTCATAATGTACATTTTACATATCCCTATGGTGAATAATGTACATAAATAAggttaatttcttatttttaatgaattcatATCCCAAAGTTTGGGTGGTCCTATTGAGACGAACTTGATGAATTTACCAACATGTGAGGTTGAGTTTCTTACTCTTAATGAGTTCATATCCCAGAGTTTGGGTGGTCCTATTGAGACATACTTGATGAATTCATCGAACTTAAATTTGAGAGGATGAGCTTAAAAAATGCTCTTAATGATTTCATAAGTCTAATTCGAGTAATGTATATTGAGATAGACTTGATGAAATCACCTACGTAAGTGTGAAGAACTAGTAACCTTCTATGAAAGACATTGGGTTGTCTTTCTAGAGCACTTACTAGTAACTTGAGGTATATTGGCTAAACTTGTTGATCTATCACGGAACATCAATTCGATCTGAGATTAGTCATGTGTCATGAGTTAACCCCCTATCTTAACAAGTTTAAGATTTGTTCACTTGttaaagagaagaatcactcatTTCACTATGTACTAGTTCAAATCCACAAAAACTAGTGCTTAAGTGACTAATTTTGTTGTTGCTCTTCTCACGTTTTACCTTTTCtcatgtttacaaaattttcaattcctTTGCATTAGTGGGAAAATGTTGGTAATGCAaagaaatacattttttttttgtttttcagaaTATTTTCGATTGAAGAAAATCCTATGACTATTGTAGAATATTTTCAATTGAGGAAAATTCTCTCACTGTTTCAgaatattaatcatatattatttttttaaactaacactattattttaccattttacccctttaGAAAACAGTATAAATATCAGGTCATTCTTCTCATTTTTAACAACAACAAGCAATCTTTTCTCCCACAACTCGTCTATTTCTTTCAGAGCTTTTGTTTTCCAGTTACGATTCCTTTGTGAGAATAGCAATACCAATTATGTCCTACTTTCTTTATTTAAGTGTACGAATATTGAAATACTGTGTTTGGGGCGATGTCCACTACACGATTACATTGATCAGAACGAATTTGCTTCTAAGACAGTGATTCTTTCAcggtataataatttttttttatttatgctcagttgattttttttttctatccgTGCTAACCGATAGTATGTTTTAAGcatagattattattattattattattattattattattattatttaatgatgATGTTATTATTGTATAACTTGTCTACGGAAATTTCATCCTatatgtgataaaattttaaataattggtGAAGAAAAGAGAGtttcattcttttattataaataaaccaCTAAATCATAGACAAAACATGAACTACTGTCGAAAGTTATGCTCATTCAAAGCCTTATCCCAAGATTGAGGggaattcatttattttaaattgaaccAGAATTTCACCCCTTTTTTTTCCGACATTTAATAATAGGATTAAACAgctttctaaaataaaaataaaagaataagcaAACTGTATTATCAGGCCAGTGAAGAGAAGAACTATGTCAAGAGAAGACAACGTCATGAATCGACATTACTTCGCCGATGGGAGAAAGCTTTCCCTCGTCGCAATCGCCGGCCTTATTGCCGGAGTGATACTTATCTTGAGCTTCAGAAAACCCGGCGATTACTCCCTCCTGTGCTCTCTCGCCAAGTTTAGAGCTCAACCCATCCATGAGGGTGAATTCTCCGACATGGAAACCCAACTCCAAGCCATAGTCCACTACGCCACGTCAAAAATCGTACCGCAACAAAACTACGGCGAGATCTCCATTACATTCGACGTCCTCAAGAAACGCGCACCTTGCAATTTTCTCGTCTTTGGCCTCGGCTACGATTCCCTCATGTGGAATTCTCTGAATCCCCATGGCAAAACGACGTTCATTGAAGAGGATCCCAAATGGGTCGAAATCGTGCTCAAAACCGCCCCCGACCTCCATGCCTACCCCGTCAAATACCGTACGGAGCTAAAAGAAGCCGACGATTTGCTCTCCCATTACCGGTCGGAACCCAGCTGTTTTCCGTCGAAAGCTTACTTACGCGGTAACGACCAGTGTAGGCTTGCCTTGACGGGGTTTCCGAATGAGTTTTACGATACGGAATGGGATTTAATAATGATCGATGCGCCGCGTGGGTATTTCCCGGAGGCACCGGGTAGGATGGCGGCAATATTCTCGGCAGCCGTTATGGCGAGGAACAGGAAAGGATCCGGCGTGACGCACGTGTTCTTGCACGATATTGATCGGAGGGTGGAGAAGCTTTTCGCGAACGAGTTTTTGTGCAAAAAGTACTTGGTTAAAGGCTTTGGGAGACTCTGGCATTTCGAGATTCCGTCCGCCGTTAACATGACCACCCACGACGGTTCTGGTTTTTGCTAAAATGCACTCCTCCATTACGGCGGTGCTCGTTTTTGCGAAAGTACACCCCTACATGTCATTGTTATAAGGTTTTTTTAGGAACATGCGAATTGATttaccaaaatgtaaaaaatagcAGCTATGGAGCTGTTAAATTTTACGTTAGACATTCTCATTCATAAGtcattttgtttggtttttgagACATTTCTTATACTAATATCATCCCTCAACAAGAAGTTCTAGTATATTTTCCTTTGCatatctttacctgttttaaCAAAGTCTCAAACatcttaagaaaataaataaacaaaccaaACATCTTATAAGCAAAAATCAcagtttaaacaaaatttatgcagcggaaaaattaaatagaaatacCTCCAACCATTCTTtgaatcaaatatcaaaatccAGACGTTGTAACACCACTGGTCGAGTGCGTCAAAGACCCGATGAGGACATTATATTTAGCTATACAAAAACACGAAAATTGGAAAACACAAAAACACCAAAGTCTTCTAAGCACTTGAAAACCTCACtaataatattgttttcaaaaatgTATTTTCGACGCTTAGGGACCTTAAGCTTGGGGTATTTATAGTGGTGGTTCCATACAAAAAACCACCATCCCACTATTCACATACACCCACTACCACACAACAAAGTAGTGGGTAGCAAAATGTGGGGCTTGAGGGCAGCAAAAGTGGGAATAACCCACGAACCAAAACGGTTCCAACATTCTCCCACTTAGTTCGTATTTCCCATGAATACTTAAAGTCGAAACATAATGCATGAATCATGACGATATTTTCTCTTAGAATTTGAGTAGTATCTTCCATGTTTCACAATACATCATGCCTCAACACTTTAGCCCAAATTTCTTAATGTTTATTCTAGGTCTAAACTTTAGTGATATTTCTTGAAACAATCAAATTAATGTGCACATAAAATATGAGAAACATCAAACTTAACAGAGTTTCATTATAATCGTTCTTACAACAAAAATTTACAAGGCGGGAACAAGTCCCATAGTGGCAACATG from Gossypium raimondii isolate GPD5lz chromosome 1, ASM2569854v1, whole genome shotgun sequence harbors:
- the LOC105787302 gene encoding probable methyltransferase At1g27930, with translation MSREDNVMNRHYFADGRKLSLVAIAGLIAGVILILSFRKPGDYSLLCSLAKFRAQPIHEGEFSDMETQLQAIVHYATSKIVPQQNYGEISITFDVLKKRAPCNFLVFGLGYDSLMWNSLNPHGKTTFIEEDPKWVEIVLKTAPDLHAYPVKYRTELKEADDLLSHYRSEPSCFPSKAYLRGNDQCRLALTGFPNEFYDTEWDLIMIDAPRGYFPEAPGRMAAIFSAAVMARNRKGSGVTHVFLHDIDRRVEKLFANEFLCKKYLVKGFGRLWHFEIPSAVNMTTHDGSGFC